A stretch of Brevundimonas naejangsanensis DNA encodes these proteins:
- a CDS encoding DUF805 domain-containing protein, translating into MRGEILSFDEASGTGLISGDDSIRYGFDRSAIPAGAVIAPGARVDFVPEGDRATQIMVLTASAPAAAFGQAAGSSAAPATAAGGYDFASAMFSFNGRLRRQHFWISWLILFGAGMVLGWIPVLGLLLSIVLIWPNLAITVKRLHDMGKSGWFALIPWVANVVGFFMIIGAVGTAIITNPQAFENEDPAVILSMLGSMMGGLSIMLLAGLVFLLWIGVSDSQKGDNRFGPNPKGE; encoded by the coding sequence GTGCGCGGTGAAATACTCAGCTTCGACGAGGCCTCGGGAACCGGCCTGATCAGCGGCGACGACAGCATCCGCTACGGCTTCGACCGCTCGGCCATCCCGGCCGGCGCCGTCATCGCCCCCGGCGCGCGCGTCGACTTCGTGCCCGAAGGCGACCGGGCCACGCAGATCATGGTCCTGACCGCCTCGGCCCCCGCCGCCGCCTTCGGCCAGGCCGCCGGCTCCAGCGCCGCCCCCGCCACGGCTGCGGGCGGGTACGACTTCGCCTCGGCCATGTTCTCGTTCAACGGCCGTCTGCGCCGCCAGCACTTCTGGATCAGCTGGCTGATCCTGTTCGGCGCCGGAATGGTGCTGGGCTGGATTCCGGTCCTCGGCCTGCTCCTGTCGATCGTCCTGATCTGGCCGAACCTGGCCATCACGGTGAAACGCCTGCACGACATGGGCAAGTCGGGCTGGTTCGCGCTCATCCCCTGGGTCGCCAACGTCGTCGGCTTCTTCATGATCATCGGCGCCGTCGGCACGGCCATCATCACCAATCCCCAGGCCTTCGAGAACGAAGACCCCGCCGTCATCCTGTCCATGCTGGGCTCGATGATGGGCGGTCTCAGCATCATGCTGCTGGCGGGCCTGGTCTTCCTGCTCTGGATCGGCGTCAGCGACAGCCAGAAGGGCGACAACAGGTTCGGCCCCAATCCCAAGGGCGAGTAA
- a CDS encoding HK97 family phage prohead protease, producing the protein MRDPSPDRARTTAAPPCAVSLSRKGRGEVVIHGYASLWGVADLNGDVVARGAFAESLARTGAGGVRMLHQHESRAVVGVWDEMVEDERGLWVEGRIEDWSAEARYAAALTRAGALDGLSIGFRAAKARRERRLRVLSAVELWEVSLVTFPMLPGARFRSVASGRAAAEP; encoded by the coding sequence TTGCGCGACCCCTCGCCCGACCGCGCGAGGACGACGGCTGCGCCGCCGTGCGCGGTCTCCCTCTCCCGCAAGGGGAGAGGGGAGGTTGTCATCCACGGCTACGCCTCCCTGTGGGGCGTGGCGGACCTGAACGGGGACGTCGTCGCGCGCGGGGCCTTCGCCGAGAGTCTGGCGCGGACCGGCGCGGGCGGGGTGCGGATGCTGCACCAGCACGAGAGCCGCGCCGTGGTCGGGGTCTGGGACGAGATGGTCGAGGACGAGCGCGGCCTGTGGGTTGAGGGGCGGATTGAAGACTGGTCCGCCGAGGCCCGCTACGCCGCCGCCCTGACGCGAGCGGGGGCGCTGGACGGGCTGTCGATCGGCTTTCGCGCGGCGAAGGCGCGACGTGAGAGGCGGTTAAGGGTGCTGAGCGCGGTGGAGTTGTGGGAGGTCTCGCTGGTGACCTTTCCCATGCTGCCGGGGGCGCGGTTCCGGTCGGTCGCGAGCGGACGCGCGGCCGCCGAACCCTAG
- a CDS encoding phage head completion protein, whose amino-acid sequence MSGAMKVVASLVRPVEAQTPYGGRVVSYEPVGSLWMALGARRRRERTEGGVTRGVETLSATVRADPRLAERLVVRFGGADWGVVGIEADPKAAGRVRLNLERAR is encoded by the coding sequence GTGAGCGGCGCGATGAAGGTGGTGGCGTCGCTGGTGCGGCCGGTGGAGGCGCAGACGCCCTATGGCGGGCGGGTCGTCAGCTATGAGCCGGTCGGCTCGCTGTGGATGGCGCTGGGCGCGCGACGACGCCGCGAGCGGACGGAAGGCGGCGTGACGCGCGGGGTGGAGACGCTGAGCGCCACGGTGCGGGCCGATCCGCGGCTGGCCGAGAGGCTGGTGGTGCGCTTCGGCGGGGCCGACTGGGGCGTCGTGGGGATCGAGGCCGATCCCAAGGCGGCGGGGCGGGTGCGGCTGAACCTGGAGCGGGCGCGATGA
- a CDS encoding phage major tail protein, TP901-1 family, with the protein MTAQRGKDILLKIEGAGGAFTTVAGLRARTISLNARTVDATDGDSAGRWRELLAGAGVKSAAVSGQGIFRDAASDALIREAFFEQAARTWRLIVPDFGVLEGPFLVAALEYAGEHEGEASFALSLASAGEVTFAAV; encoded by the coding sequence ATGACGGCGCAACGGGGCAAGGACATCCTGCTCAAGATCGAGGGTGCAGGCGGCGCCTTCACGACGGTGGCGGGGCTGAGGGCGCGGACGATCTCGCTGAACGCCAGGACGGTGGACGCGACGGACGGGGACTCGGCCGGGCGCTGGCGCGAACTGCTGGCCGGGGCCGGGGTGAAGTCGGCGGCGGTGTCGGGGCAGGGGATCTTTCGCGACGCGGCGTCCGACGCCCTGATCCGCGAAGCCTTCTTCGAGCAGGCGGCCAGGACGTGGCGGCTGATCGTGCCGGACTTCGGCGTGCTGGAGGGGCCGTTCCTGGTGGCCGCGCTGGAATACGCCGGCGAGCACGAGGGCGAGGCGAGCTTTGCGCTGAGCCTGGCGAGCGCGGGCGAGGTGACGTTCGCGGCGGTGTGA
- a CDS encoding phage tail tape measure protein has protein sequence MTDSFRPDGIDAVPVKAAEAAAALEALREPAERAAASIEDAFGRAGASLTRSLARAAADGEVTLAELARAVLNAVNAAAGARGGGLSGAIAAALGGFSGARAEGGPVLGGGAYLVGERGPEVFRPAGAGTVEPMGAAGGVTVNVKVDGGAEGLLRSETQIARMLARAAALGAR, from the coding sequence ATGACCGATAGTTTCAGGCCGGACGGCATCGACGCGGTGCCGGTGAAGGCGGCGGAAGCCGCGGCGGCGCTGGAGGCGCTGCGCGAGCCGGCGGAGCGGGCGGCGGCCTCCATCGAGGACGCCTTCGGCCGGGCGGGCGCCAGCCTGACGCGGTCGCTGGCGCGGGCGGCGGCGGACGGGGAGGTGACGCTGGCCGAGCTGGCGCGGGCAGTGCTGAACGCGGTCAATGCGGCGGCGGGCGCGCGCGGCGGGGGCCTGTCGGGGGCCATAGCGGCGGCGCTGGGCGGCTTTTCCGGGGCGCGGGCCGAGGGCGGGCCGGTGCTGGGCGGCGGAGCCTATCTGGTCGGGGAGCGCGGGCCGGAGGTGTTTCGTCCGGCGGGGGCCGGAACCGTCGAGCCGATGGGCGCGGCCGGGGGCGTGACGGTGAACGTGAAGGTCGACGGCGGGGCCGAGGGCCTGCTGCGCTCGGAGACCCAGATCGCCCGGATGCTGGCCCGGGCGGCGGCCCTGGGCGCGCGCTGA
- a CDS encoding NlpC/P60 family protein → MAVARSWLGTPYRHQASVRGEGADCLGLVRGIWREVMGDEPEAPPPYRPDWAEVGGEEALWAAARRRLVEIAPERAGLGDVLLFRIAAGAPAKHCAVLSAVEGPERRMIHAYWGRSVVESWMGPWWRRRLVAAFRWPEKLKE, encoded by the coding sequence GTGGCCGTCGCGCGCAGCTGGCTGGGCACGCCCTATCGGCATCAGGCCAGCGTGAGGGGCGAGGGGGCGGACTGTCTGGGCCTGGTGCGCGGAATCTGGCGCGAGGTGATGGGCGACGAGCCGGAGGCGCCGCCGCCTTATCGCCCCGACTGGGCCGAGGTCGGGGGCGAGGAGGCGCTTTGGGCGGCGGCGCGGCGCCGGCTGGTGGAGATTGCGCCCGAGCGGGCGGGGCTGGGCGACGTGCTGCTGTTCCGCATAGCGGCGGGGGCGCCCGCCAAGCACTGCGCCGTGCTGAGCGCGGTGGAGGGGCCGGAGCGGCGGATGATCCACGCCTATTGGGGGCGGTCGGTGGTCGAGAGCTGGATGGGGCCGTGGTGGCGGCGGCGGCTGGTCGCCGCTTTCCGCTGGCCCGAGAAACTGAAGGAGTAG
- a CDS encoding GTA-gp10 family protein: MMSTNGVRGEVAAVLAGAERKLCLTLGALAEIETGLGVAGMAALAERMKALSARDLLVVLAALLRGGGEAALADGLANAPVDPREAAEAVAKAFAAAA, from the coding sequence ATGATGTCGACCAACGGCGTGCGGGGCGAGGTCGCGGCGGTGCTGGCGGGGGCGGAGCGGAAGCTGTGCCTGACGCTGGGGGCGCTGGCCGAGATCGAGACGGGGCTGGGCGTCGCCGGGATGGCGGCGCTGGCCGAGCGGATGAAGGCGTTGTCGGCGCGGGATCTGCTGGTGGTGCTGGCGGCTCTGCTGCGCGGCGGAGGCGAGGCGGCGCTGGCGGACGGCTTGGCGAACGCGCCGGTTGATCCGCGCGAGGCGGCGGAGGCGGTGGCGAAGGCCTTTGCGGCGGCGGCGTGA
- a CDS encoding DUF2460 domain-containing protein: MSFHEVRLPARLAFGSTGGVERRTEITTLASGFERRSTPWGQGRRRYLIGAGLRSLDDMAELTAFFEARRGRLFGFRFRDFADFKSGAPGAAVTPLDQAIGTGDGEARTFQLLKAYGDHRRLIAKPVEGSARVAVAGAETTAFSLDATTGRVTLATPPPPGAAVTAGFAFDVPVRFDADRMEVTLESFGAGRMVAMPLIEVRVSSP, encoded by the coding sequence ATGTCCTTTCATGAGGTGCGCCTGCCCGCGCGGCTGGCGTTCGGCTCGACCGGCGGGGTCGAGCGGCGGACCGAGATCACGACCCTGGCTTCGGGGTTCGAGCGACGCTCGACGCCGTGGGGCCAGGGGCGCAGGCGCTATCTGATCGGGGCGGGGCTGCGCTCGCTGGACGACATGGCCGAGCTGACCGCCTTCTTCGAGGCGCGGCGGGGACGGCTGTTCGGGTTCCGGTTTCGCGACTTCGCCGACTTCAAGAGCGGGGCGCCGGGGGCGGCGGTGACGCCGCTGGATCAGGCGATCGGGACCGGAGACGGCGAGGCGCGCACGTTTCAGCTGCTCAAGGCCTATGGCGATCACCGGCGCCTCATCGCCAAGCCGGTCGAGGGATCGGCGCGCGTGGCCGTGGCGGGCGCGGAGACGACGGCCTTCAGCCTGGATGCGACGACGGGGCGGGTGACGCTGGCCACGCCGCCGCCGCCGGGCGCGGCGGTGACGGCGGGCTTCGCCTTCGACGTTCCGGTGCGCTTCGACGCGGACCGGATGGAGGTGACGCTGGAGAGCTTCGGCGCCGGGCGGATGGTCGCCATGCCGCTGATCGAAGTGCGGGTCTCCTCCCCATGA
- a CDS encoding DnaJ C-terminal domain-containing protein, whose translation MAGDPYQELGVAKGASADEIKKAFRKLAKQLHPDKNPGDKAAEERFKRVTAAFDLLGDAEKRAKYDRGEIDADGREQFRGFGGGGPGAGRAGGFSGFGGSGGRGGFEDIDLEELFGAFGGRGAGRGFGGGRGQDVRATLDISLEDAIAGTTRRIQFSDGRILDVAIPKGAADGQAIRLKGQGAPGRGGQAGDALIELRIQPHPIFQRDGADLTMDLPVSVPDAVLGGKVQVPTPEGAVMMTLPKGSNSGKVLRLKGRGAYAGGRRGDLLAKLVVTLPETPDDELVRFATEWRERRPYKPGR comes from the coding sequence GTGGCGGGCGATCCCTATCAGGAACTGGGCGTTGCCAAGGGCGCGAGCGCGGACGAGATCAAGAAGGCGTTCCGCAAGCTGGCCAAGCAACTTCACCCTGACAAGAACCCCGGCGACAAGGCCGCCGAGGAGCGGTTCAAGCGGGTGACGGCGGCGTTCGACCTGCTGGGCGACGCCGAGAAGCGCGCCAAATACGACCGGGGCGAGATTGACGCCGACGGCCGCGAGCAGTTCCGGGGCTTCGGCGGAGGCGGTCCGGGCGCGGGGCGCGCGGGCGGCTTTTCCGGCTTCGGCGGTTCGGGCGGACGCGGGGGATTCGAGGACATCGACCTGGAGGAGCTGTTCGGCGCCTTCGGCGGTCGTGGGGCCGGGCGCGGCTTCGGCGGCGGGCGCGGCCAGGACGTGCGCGCCACCCTGGACATCAGCCTGGAGGACGCCATCGCCGGGACGACGCGGCGTATCCAGTTCTCGGACGGCCGGATTCTGGACGTGGCCATTCCCAAGGGGGCGGCGGACGGCCAGGCGATCCGGCTGAAGGGGCAGGGCGCGCCGGGGCGCGGCGGCCAGGCGGGCGACGCCCTGATCGAGCTGCGCATCCAGCCGCACCCGATCTTCCAGCGCGACGGGGCGGACCTGACCATGGACCTGCCGGTGTCGGTTCCGGACGCTGTGCTGGGCGGCAAGGTGCAGGTGCCGACGCCTGAGGGGGCGGTCATGATGACCCTGCCCAAGGGCTCCAACTCGGGCAAGGTGCTGCGGCTGAAGGGGCGCGGCGCCTACGCCGGCGGCCGGCGCGGCGACCTGCTGGCGAAGCTGGTGGTGACGCTGCCGGAGACGCCGGACGACGAACTGGTCCGGTTCGCGACTGAATGGCGTGAACGCCGGCCCTACAAGCCCGGGCGATGA
- a CDS encoding M20/M25/M40 family metallo-hydrolase, which produces MTASKSRSALTAMGLLAVPAQGRPRPQRPAAAGRGHRQLPHPSGASRASIGDQIQTIIADPSVTVDLLDTGVVAAPASPLRDDVVSAVTAAVHARYPGLTVTPSMAAGATDSMHFRAQGVPSYGVSTIFMKPEDDVSHGLNERLPLDTIAPGIAQWEAVLRTMAD; this is translated from the coding sequence GTGACGGCATCGAAATCCCGCTCGGCGCTCACGGCCATGGGGCTCCTGGCCGTGCCCGCCCAAGGGCGGCCACGCCCCCAACGCCCTGCCGCAGCGGGCCGAGGCCATCGTCAACTGCCGCATCCTTCCGGGGCCTCCAGGGCCTCCATCGGCGACCAGATCCAGACCATCATCGCCGATCCGTCCGTAACGGTGGACCTGCTCGACACCGGCGTCGTCGCGGCGCCGGCCTCGCCTCTGCGCGACGACGTCGTCAGCGCCGTCACGGCGGCGGTCCACGCCCGCTATCCGGGGCTGACCGTCACGCCGTCCATGGCGGCGGGGGCTACCGACAGCATGCATTTCCGCGCCCAGGGCGTTCCTTCCTACGGCGTCAGCACCATCTTCATGAAACCCGAGGACGACGTCTCGCACGGCCTCAATGAACGCCTCCCCCTGGACACCATCGCCCCCGGCATCGCCCAGTGGGAAGCGGTCCTGAGAACCATGGCCGACTGA
- a CDS encoding phosphoserine transaminase: MIAKPAVKPARPWFSAGPTAKRPGWSLANLPTNLMGRGIRAPEVEARFAYGLELTREVLRPPEDYVLLYTPGSDTGAVEAALWGMLGERPVQVVAYENFGLTWLTDVKDHLGLEPEVLTAPWGELPDLSLVDPKKDVVFPWNGTTSGVRVDHADWIADDREGLTICDATSAAFAMDLPWDKLDVTTFSFQKALGGEAGIGVMVLSPRAVARLDAYRPDRPIPKVLRIADKKGFDRTLAGGVVINTFSVLTIEDWIDALEWARGVGGLPELIRRTEANYSALADWVERTDWVAFLPDRPEIRSTTSVCLKFVDPRVTALDEAGQKAFVKRFKALLEGEGAVYDMEPHRFAPPGLRLWCGCTVETADVVAATPWLEWAFQTAASELAG; encoded by the coding sequence ATGATCGCCAAGCCTGCCGTCAAGCCCGCTCGCCCCTGGTTCTCGGCCGGGCCGACGGCGAAACGGCCGGGGTGGTCGCTGGCGAACCTGCCGACGAACCTGATGGGACGGGGCATCCGCGCGCCCGAGGTGGAGGCGCGCTTCGCCTATGGCCTGGAGCTCACGCGCGAGGTGCTGCGGCCGCCCGAGGACTATGTGCTGCTCTATACGCCCGGCTCGGACACGGGGGCGGTCGAGGCGGCGCTGTGGGGCATGCTGGGCGAGCGGCCGGTGCAGGTGGTCGCCTATGAGAATTTCGGCCTGACCTGGCTGACCGACGTGAAGGATCACCTGGGGCTGGAGCCCGAGGTGCTGACGGCGCCCTGGGGCGAGCTGCCGGACCTGAGCCTGGTCGATCCGAAGAAGGACGTGGTCTTTCCGTGGAACGGCACGACCTCGGGCGTGCGCGTCGATCATGCGGACTGGATCGCCGACGACCGCGAGGGACTGACCATCTGCGACGCGACCTCGGCCGCCTTCGCCATGGACCTGCCGTGGGACAAGCTGGACGTCACCACCTTCAGCTTCCAGAAAGCGCTGGGCGGCGAGGCGGGGATCGGCGTCATGGTCCTGTCGCCGCGCGCCGTGGCCCGGCTGGACGCCTATCGCCCCGACCGTCCCATCCCCAAGGTGCTGCGCATCGCCGACAAGAAGGGCTTCGACCGGACGCTGGCGGGCGGAGTGGTGATCAACACCTTTTCGGTCCTGACCATCGAGGACTGGATCGACGCCCTCGAGTGGGCGCGGGGCGTCGGCGGCCTGCCGGAGCTGATCCGGCGCACCGAGGCCAACTATTCGGCGCTGGCCGACTGGGTGGAGCGCACCGACTGGGTCGCCTTCCTGCCCGACCGGCCGGAAATCCGCTCGACCACCTCGGTCTGCCTGAAGTTCGTCGATCCGCGCGTGACGGCGCTGGACGAGGCGGGCCAGAAGGCCTTCGTGAAACGGTTCAAGGCCCTGCTGGAGGGCGAGGGCGCGGTCTATGACATGGAGCCGCACCGCTTTGCCCCGCCGGGCCTGCGCCTGTGGTGCGGCTGCACCGTCGAGACGGCGGACGTGGTCGCGGCCACGCCGTGGCTGGAATGGGCGTTTCAGACGGCGGCGAGCGAACTGGCCGGATAA
- a CDS encoding phage tail assembly chaperone: protein MPWGEMMQAAARMGVGPEGFWRLSLKEWRMLTAGPVQAAPLARGELERMQAMWPD from the coding sequence ATGCCGTGGGGAGAGATGATGCAGGCGGCGGCGCGGATGGGCGTGGGGCCGGAAGGCTTCTGGCGGCTGTCTCTGAAGGAGTGGCGGATGTTGACGGCGGGGCCGGTCCAGGCGGCGCCCTTGGCGCGCGGCGAGCTGGAGCGGATGCAGGCGATGTGGCCGGATTGA
- a CDS encoding baseplate hub protein has product MRTIPTELADRIESGAATLCHVWLLRRSDGEAMGFTDHDGDLEVEGVACRASSGWTGGVGEAQTGLAAGSLSASGGLDDAAITEADIAAGLYDGARVELWRVDWMRPDLRVRLWAGTLARIRREAGRFVADLDGPMAALERVVGRTYGRGCDAVLGDARCRLGAAAVGGRSCDKRWETCVGTFGNGANFQGFPDIPGEDFLTARPFVGGRNDGGSRRR; this is encoded by the coding sequence ATGAGGACGATTCCAACTGAACTGGCTGACCGCATCGAGAGCGGGGCGGCGACGCTGTGCCATGTCTGGCTGCTGCGGCGGTCGGACGGCGAGGCGATGGGCTTCACCGACCACGACGGCGACCTGGAGGTCGAGGGCGTGGCGTGCCGGGCGTCGAGCGGCTGGACCGGAGGCGTCGGGGAGGCGCAGACCGGGCTGGCGGCGGGATCGCTGTCGGCCTCGGGCGGGCTGGACGACGCGGCGATCACGGAGGCCGACATCGCGGCGGGGCTCTACGACGGGGCGCGGGTCGAGCTGTGGCGCGTGGACTGGATGCGGCCGGACCTGAGGGTGCGGCTGTGGGCGGGGACGCTGGCGCGCATCCGGCGAGAAGCGGGGCGGTTCGTCGCTGATCTGGACGGGCCGATGGCGGCGCTGGAGCGGGTGGTCGGGCGGACCTACGGCCGGGGGTGCGACGCGGTGCTGGGCGACGCGCGGTGTCGGTTGGGCGCGGCGGCGGTTGGCGGACGGAGCTGCGACAAGCGTTGGGAGACCTGCGTGGGGACCTTCGGCAACGGGGCCAATTTCCAGGGCTTTCCCGACATTCCCGGCGAGGACTTCCTGACCGCGCGGCCCTTCGTCGGCGGGCGCAACGACGGCGGGAGCCGCAGGCGATGA
- a CDS encoding head-tail connector protein codes for MTAPVSLTEAKLFLRVEHEAEDGLIQTLIDAARARVEGEVGLSLTSTSPAPLRLAVMMLALRAYERGEGEMSAAPVEGWIAPYRVVRL; via the coding sequence ATGACCGCACCCGTGAGCCTCACGGAGGCGAAGCTGTTCCTGCGCGTCGAGCATGAGGCGGAGGACGGGCTGATCCAGACCCTGATCGACGCGGCCCGGGCGCGGGTGGAGGGGGAGGTGGGGTTGAGCCTGACCTCGACCTCGCCGGCGCCGCTGCGGCTGGCGGTGATGATGCTGGCGTTGCGCGCCTATGAGCGCGGCGAGGGCGAGATGTCGGCGGCGCCGGTCGAGGGGTGGATCGCGCCCTATCGCGTGGTGCGGCTGTGA